A genomic stretch from Labeo rohita strain BAU-BD-2019 unplaced genomic scaffold, IGBB_LRoh.1.0 scaffold_289, whole genome shotgun sequence includes:
- the LOC127160117 gene encoding olfactory receptor 6N1-like, giving the protein MSVGNITFVKDFVIVGFPGLQPNYYGVISALLFFVYVCTLAGNAIFFILFVTTKSLQKPVYYCIINLVVCDVLFSTTTLPKIISRYWFQDGTISFLGCFVQMFFVHYLGSVGSYVLAVMAIDRYAAICYPLQYHSLMTNQNVLNLILGCWILGLLGPLMMAIRAYPLPYCAENTIIHCYCDHVSITTLACTDRSLYSIPALINALVVLLGSLAVIVFSYCSIFVAVMRISSTQGRMKTFSTCSPQLIIIALFFLPRCFIYLSGNIGVKFSTDLRLVIVMMYSLLPPMINPLIYCLRTEEVKKILRRQFQKKQIGIPLRLV; this is encoded by the coding sequence ATGTCAGTGGGAAACATCACTTTTGTAAAGGATTTTGTGATAGTCGGCTTTCCTGGACTTCAACCTAATTACTATGGCGTCATATCAGcacttctgttttttgtttatgtttgtacaTTGGCTGGAAatgctatattttttattttgtttgtaacaACCAAGAGCCTTCAGAAAcctgtttattactgcattATAAATCTAGTCGTGTGTGATGTACTATTCAGCACTACAACATTACCAAAGATAATCAGCAGGTACTGGTTTCAAGATGGAACCATTTCATTCTTGggttgttttgttcagatgttcTTTGTGCATTATTTAGGCAGTGTTGGTTCTTATGTTCTGGCTGTTATGGCTATAGACCGCTATGCAGCAATTTGTTACCCGCTTCAATATCATAGTCTCATGACAAACCAAAATGTACTTAATCTGATTCTGGGCTGTTGGATTTTGGGTTTATTAGGCCCCTTAATGATGGCCATTCGAGCTTATCCTCTTCCTTACTGTGCAGAAAACACCATTATACACTGTTACTGTGATCATGTTTCCATCACAACACTAGCCTGCactgacagatcactgtatagTATTCCAGCACTCATCAATGCTCTTGTAGTACTGCTGGGATCTCTTGCTGTTATTGTTTTCTCTTACTGCTCCATCTTCGTGGCAGTTATGCGAATTTCAAGCACTCAAGGAAGGATGAAGACTTTCTCCACCTGCAGTCCTCAGCTCATCATAATTGCTCTCTTTTTCCTACCCAGGTGTTTCATCTATTTGTCTGGCAACATTGGTGTAAAGTTCAGCACTGATTTGCGATTAGTTATTGTTATGATGTATAGCCTGTTGCCGCCCATGATCAACCCCCTCATTTACTGTTTAAGAACAGAAGAGGTGAAAAAGATACTAAGAAGACAATTTCAAAAGAAACAAATTGGTATTCCTTTACGGTTGGTCTGA
- the LOC127160119 gene encoding olfactory receptor 6N1-like, translating into MSVGNISSVKDFVIVGFPGLQPHYYGLVSALLFFVYVFTLVGNAVFITAFVMTKSLQRPVYYFILNLVVCDVLFSTTTLPKIISRYWFQDGTISFLGCFVQMFFVHYLGGVCSNVLVVMAMDRYAAICYPLQYHSLMTNRNVFILILGSWILSLAGPLMIVIRAYPLPYCAENTIIHCYCDHVSVTTLTCTDRSLYSIPALIYALVVLVGSFAVIIFSYSSIFVAVMRISSTQGRMKTFSTCSPQLIIIALYFLPRCLIYLFGNIGVKYSTDLRLLIVMMYNLLPPMINPLIYCLRTEEVKKILKRPFQKKQIGIPLQLL; encoded by the coding sequence ATGTCAGTGGGAAACATCAGCTCTGTGAAGGATTTTGTGATAGTCGGCTTTCCTGGACTTCAGCCTCATTACTATGGCCTCGTATCAGcacttctgttttttgtttatgtatttacattggTGGGAAATGCTGTATTTATTACAGCATTTGTAATGACTAAAAGCCTTCAGAGGCCTGTGTATTACTTCATTCTAAATCTAGTCGTGTGTGATGTACTATTCAGCACTACAACATTACCAAAGATAATCAGCAGGTACTGGTTTCAAGATGGAACCATTTCATTCTTGggttgttttgttcagatgttttttgtgcattatttaGGTGGTGTTTGTTCAAATGTTCTGGTAGTGATGGCTATGGATCGCTATGCAGCAATTTGTTATCCGCTTCAATATCATAGCCTCATGACAAACcgaaatgtattcattttgatCCTTGGCTCTTGGATTTTAAGTTTAGCAGGGCCCTTGATGATAGTCATTCGAGCTTATCCTCTCCCTTACTGTGCAGAAAACACCATTATACACTGTTACTGTGATCATGTCTCCGTTACAACACTGACATGCactgacagatcactgtatagTATTCCAGCCCTCATTTATGCCCTTGTAGTACTAGTGGGTTCCTTTgctgttattatattttcttacaGCTCAATTTTCGTGGCAGTTATGCGAATTTCAAGCACTCAAGGAAGGATGAAGACTTTTTCCACCTGCAGTCCTCAGCTCATCATAATTGCTCTCTATTTTCTACCCAGgtgtcttatttatttgtttggcaACATTGGTGTAAAGTACAGTACTGATCTGCGATTACTCATTGTTATGATGTATAACCTGCTACCACCCATGATCAACCCCCTCATTTATTGTTTGAGAACAGAAGAggtaaaaaagattttaaaaagacCATTTCAAAAGAAACAAATTGGTATTCCTTTACAGCTGCTCTAA
- the LOC127160120 gene encoding olfactory receptor 10A6-like has translation MTVGNDSFIKDFVIIGFPGLQPHYYGLVSALLFFVYVFTLVGNAVFFTAFVMTKSLQKPVYYFIMNLVVCDVLFSTTTLPKIISRYWFQDGTISFMGCFVQMFFVHYFGSVCSVVLAVIAIDRYAAICYPLQYHSIMTNRNVLILFFGSWVLGLLGPVAMVIRAYPLPYCAENTIIHCYCDHVSITTLACTDRSLYSIPALIYAFAILLVPFAVIIFSYCSIFVAVMQISGTQGKMKTFSTCSPQLIIIALFFLPRLFNYLSGNIGIKFSTDLRLVIIMMYSLLPPMINPLIYCLRTEEVKKILRRQFQKKQIGIPLRLV, from the coding sequence ATGACAGTGGGAAATGACAGTTTTATAAAGGATTTTGTGATAATCGGCTTTCCTGGACTTCAGCCTCATTACTATGGCCTTGTATCAGcacttctgttttttgtttatgtatttacattggtgggaaatgctgtattttttacagcatttgtaATGACTAAAAGCCTTCAGAAACCtgtatattatttcattatgaATCTAGTTGTGTGTGATGTACTATTCAGCACTACAACATTGCCGAAGATAATCAGCAGGTACTGGTTTCAAGATGGAACCATTTCATTTATGggttgttttgttcagatgttcTTTGTGCATTATTTTGGCAGTGTCTGTTCAGTTGTTCTAGCAGTAATTGCTATAGACCGCTATGCAGCAATTTGTTACCCGCTTCAATATCATAGCATCATGACAAACCGAAATGTACTCATTCTGTTCTTTGGCTCTTGGGTTTTAGGTTTGTTAGGCCCAGTGGCAATGGTCATTCGAGCTTATCCTCTCCCTTACTGTGCAGAAAACACCATAATTCACTGTTACTGTGATCATGTTTCCATTACGACATTGGCATGCactgacagatcactgtatagTATTCCAGCCCTCATCTATGCCTTTGCAATACTGTTGGTGCCCTTTGCTGTTATTATATTCTCTTACTGCTCCATCTTTGTAGCAGTTATGCAGATTTCAGGTACTCAAGGAAAGATGAAGACTTTTTCCACCTGTAGTCCTCAACTCATCATAATTGCTCTCTTTTTCCTACCCaggttatttaattatttgtctgGCAACATTGGTATAAAGTTCAGCACTGATTTGCGATTAGTCATTATTATGATGTATAGCCTGTTGCCGCCCATGATCAACCCCCTCATTTACTGTTTAAGAACAGAAGAGGTGAAAAAGATACTAAGAAGACAATTTCAAAAGAAACAAATTGGTATTCCTTTACGGTTGGTCTGA
- the or30bt1 gene encoding odorant receptor 103-1, which yields MSAGNISFVKDFFIVGFPGLQTGYYGTVAALLLFVYVCILAGNGIFLVLFTLEKCLHKPMYYIILNLVVSDLLFSTTTLPKIIARYWFQDGSISFIGCFVQMYFVHYFGSVNSVILAVMAFDRYVAICNPLRYPDIVTRLNISCLCLAAWVLSHAGPLMMSIRAYPLPYCAGNTIIHCYCDHISITSLACTNRAPYSVPAFVFAMVVLLGPLAFIVFSYCAIIVAVLHISSAQGRLKTFSTCSPQLVIIALYFLPRCFIYLSSVIGINFSTDLRLVIIMLYSLFPPMINPLIYCLRTKDVKETLLKRITVSTNPLFKSTKVNVSTVCA from the coding sequence ATGTCAGCAGGAAACATCAGCTTTGTTAAGGACTTTTTCATTGTTGGTTTTCCTGGGCTTCAAACAGGATACTATGGCACAGTTGCTGCTCTGTTGCTTTTTGTCTATGTGTGTATCTTGGCAGGGAATGGAATATTTCTTGTACTTTTTACTCTAGAAAAATGCCTTCATAAACCTATGTATTATATCATCTTAAACCTGGTTGTAAGTGACTTATTATTTAGCACCACTACCTTACCAAAAATTATTGCTAGGTACTGGTTCCAAGATGGTAGTATTTCATTTATTGGTTGCTTCgttcaaatgtattttgtgcattattttGGTTCAgtcaattctgtcatcctggcaGTTATGGCCTTTGATAGGTATGTAGCCATCTGTAATCCTTTAAGGTATCCTGATATAGTCACAAGGTTGAACATTTCCTGTCTTTGTCTGGCAGCATGGGTGCTATCACACGCAGGCCCTTTAATGATGTCAATAAGGGCTTACCCTCTGCCTTACTGTGCAGGAAACACAATTATACACTGTTATTGTGATCATATTTCTATCACATCCCTTGCATGCACTAACAGGGCACCGTACAGTGTTCCAGCCTTTGTATTTGCTATGGTTGTGCTGCTCGGCCCTCTGGCCTTCATTGTTTTCTCTTACTGTGCCATCATTGTGGCAGTTCTGCATATATCAAGCGCTCAAGGAAGACTGAAGACTTTTTCCACCTGCAGTCCTCAGCTTGTCATAATTGCTCTTTATTTTCTACccagatgttttatttatttgtctagcGTCATTGGTATCAACTTTAGCACTGATTTGCGATTAGTCATTATTATGTTGTATAGTTTGTTTCCACCAATGATCAATCCCCTCATTTACTGTTTAAGAACAAAAGATGTCAAGGAAACCCTACTTAAAAGGATAACAGTTTCAACAAATCCCTTATTTAAATcaacaaaagtgaatgtatCCACTGTATGTGCATAA